The genomic interval gtagtagtatagtacctgtcctccacagggttagggttaggtctccctgtcccagtagtatagtatagtagtagtatagtacctgtcctccacagggttagggtcctccacagggttagggttaggtctcccTGTCCCAGTAGTATAGTACCTGtcctccacagggttagggttagggttaggctatagtacctgtcctccacagggttagggttaggtctcccTGTCCCAGTAGTATAGTACCTGtcctccacagggttagggttagggttaggctatAGTACCTCtcctccacagggttagggttagtagtatagtacctgtcctccacagggttagggttagggttagtagtatagtacctgtcctccacagggtcagggttaggctatagtacctgtcctccacagggttagggttaggtatagtatagtagtagtatagtacctgtcctccacagggttagggttagtatagagtagtagtatagtacctgtcctccacagggttagggtcagggttaggctatagtacctgtcctccacagggtcagggttaggtatagtatagtagtagtatagtacctgtcctccacagggttagggttaggtctccctgtcccagtagtatagtatagtagtagtatagtacctgtcctccacagggttagggtcctccacagggttagggttaggtctcccTGTCCCAGTAGTATAGTACCTGtcctccacagggttagggttaggtctcccTGTCCCAGTAGTATAGTACCTGTCCTCCACAGGGGTAGGGtcctccacagggttagggttaggtctccctgtcccagtagtatagtatagtagtagtatagtacctgtcctccacagggttagggttagggttagtagtatagtatagagtagtatagtacctgtcctccacagggttagggttaggtctccctgtcccagtagtatagtatagtagtagtatagtacctgtcctccacagggttagggttactatagagtagtagtatagtacctgtcctccacagggttagggttaggtctcccTGCCCCAGTAGTATAGTACCTGTCCTCCACAGGGGTAGGGTTAGGTCTCCCTGTcccagtagtatagtatagtagtagtatagtacctGTCCTCCACAGGTGAAGCAGGCCACGCGGTCTCCCTGTCCCAGGTAATAGAAGCCAGCCTTAGCTTGCTCAAAGGCTAGTGTGTACTATagagtagtagtatagtatagtagtagtatagtacctGTCCTCCACAGGTGAAGCAGGCCACGCGGTCTCCCTGTCCCAGGTAATAGAAGCCAGCCTTAGCTTGCTCAAAGGCTAGTGTGTACTATagagtagtagtatagtatagtagtagtatagtacctGTCCTCCACAGGTGAAGCAGGCCACGCGGTCTCCCTGTCCCAGGTAATAGAAGCCAGCCTTAGCTTGCTCAAAGGCTAGTGTGTACTATagagtagtagtatagtatagtagtagtatagtacctGTCCTCCACAGGTGAAGCAGGCCACGCGGTCTCCCTGTCCCAGGTAATAGAAGCCAGCCTTAGCCAGCTCAGAGGGGGTGATGATGGACAGGGTCCAGGAGTGGAAGGAGTCCAGACGGTCCTGCTCTCTCCTCATACTGGGGTTGTGACAGGTTGGGGGTCTCTGGTGGGACCTACAGACATGTTCCAGCACAAATGTCAGGGTTAACAGCCAATAATAACGTAGAAACATCCAGCCAATAAGAGCCTCTCGTCTGTCCTTACATGTCCTCTACTCCTCTGGAGCTCAGCGGGCTGGAGGGGGGCGGGGCAGAGAACCCCATATTCAAATATCCAACAGGCTCCTCCCCCGGCACCGGGTTGGGGGCAGGATTAGGGGCGGAGACAGGGAGGGGGGCTGGGCCAGGGCCTGACACCTGGGGGAGAGAACACACGTTATTAAAAATTCAGACATCACCACAAGCACCATCACAACCTTCAACACCATCACAACCATCAACAACACCATCACAACCATCAACACCATCACAACCTTCAACACCATCACAACCATCAACACCATCACAACCATCAACACCATCACAACCTTCACCAACACCATCACAACCTTCACCATCACAACCTTCACCAACACCATCACAACCTTCAACATCACCATCACAACCTTCACCAACACCATCACAACCTTCAACATCACCATCACAACCTTCAACACCATCACAACCTTCAACACCATCACAACCTTCAACACCATCACAACCTTCACCAACACCATCACAACCTTCACCAACACCATCACAACCTTCACCAACACCATCACAACCATCACAACCTTCAACACCATCACAACCTTCAACACCATCACAACCTTCAACACCATCACAACCTTCAACACCATCACAACCTTCACCTTCACCAACACCATCACAACCTTCACCAACACCATCACAACCTTCACCAACACCATCACAACCTTCAACATCATCACAACCTTCAACATCATCACAACCTTCAACATCATCACAACCTTCAACATCATCACAACCTTCAACATCATCACaaccatcaacaccatcaccaccatcacaacCTTCAACACCATCACAACCTTCAACAACATCATCACAACCTTCAACATCATCACAACCTTCAACATCACAACCTTCAACATCATCACAACCTTCAACATCATCACAACCTTCACCAACACCATCACTGCGAGGCGACGCAGGAACCAATGTCATCGCCTGTGTCGTCGACTGACAGATTGTTATAACATATGTGGTTAGATACTTAAAATCCCTATCCAGGCGTTGTCAGGTGTCAGCAATGTCGAAGCTCTGGAACGTGGCTaattactaccatcatcatcatcatcatcaccatcatcatcaatcATAATCTGGTGCTGGACAAACTTGTGTCCCAATTTAGGGAAAGATCCCTacatctttctcagattattaccaatcccacaaggtatgactccaaaacACTCAGAAAAGGCtactcctcgatgttatcctcacaataatcctgataggtcagtctggtgttttctgtaatgacctgaGTGATCACTGTTTTCCAGCCTGTGTTCGtgatggctgctcagtgaaacaacctgtcctgatttgtcatagacgcttggtaaaacactttaatgagcaagccttccttcatgaactggcctctgtaaaatggtatagaatcagcttgatcccctctgtcgaagacgcttggaccttcttttttgatattttcagtggttttgtgaacaaacacgcccccatgaagaaaatgagaattaaaaaccggttcagcccctggttcgaccgtgatctggcagagttactccacctcatttggcgaaaggctcggctcacgcatactcaggctgactggctctcgttcaggcaaatgaggaATAAGTGctctcaggctatccggaagaccaaagttagttactttaaggagcagttctctctctgtgggtctaaccccaagaatttctggaaaacagttaaagacctggagaataaaccctcctcctcacagctgcccatgtcccttaatgttgattatgtggttgttactgacaagaagcacatgactgagctctttaatcaccacttcattaagtcaggattcctatttgactcagccatgcctccttgcccgtccaacatttcctcatctcccaccccttctaatgtgactatccTCGATGCTTCTCCCAACTTGTTCCCCTGCCCCGCAACAAAGTtgctccctgcaggcggtcactgagtccgagatgctaaaggagctcctgaaacttgacccccaaaaaaacatctaggtcagatggtttagaccctttcttctttaaggttgctgcccctatcatcgccaagcttatctccaacctttttaacccgtctctcctctctggggaggttcccattgcttggaaggcagccacggttcgccCGTTATTTaaaaggggagatcaagctgatcctaactgataCAGGCCTATTTTgacctgtttatcaaaagtgtggGGAAAacatgtcaataatcaactgactggctttcttgatgtgtatagtattctctctggtatgtaatctggtttccactcaggttatggatgtgtcactgcaaccttcaaggtcctaaattatgtccccattgcccttgattctaagcaatattgtgctgatATTTTTaatgacttggccaaagcttttgatacggtagaccattccattctgtgggccggctaaggagtggtgtctctgaggggactttggcaacatctaaagacctgcttCACTATACTGACAGCTTTCCGTTTCTAAAAGGACATTATTGGGTGTTTTGGGAGCCTCTGAATGTTGTTCAGGGGCCCCCATACCACACAACAAGGATACGGAAGTCATTTGCTGtttggggtaagtttctcaaaaacatgTGGAATCACAAAAAttggacccttctataacattccataaaaattggGTTGTAAAATAGAAAACTTCTCCTTTAAGGTTCCCtcttagctgctgccaaggcaaaaCTTCTCCTTTAAGGTTCCCtcttagctgctgccaaggcaaaacttctcctttaataaatacaaatcccaATGATCATCAATTCCATCAACATTATCAATATCATCATCACCATGATGATTAAAGGGCTGTGTAACAGTATGTGTTTCCGGGACTGTAGTACTGATCCTATGAAGTAACTGGGACTGTAGTACTGATCCTATGAAGTAACTGGGGGAAGGTCCAGACTGTGTTAAGGGTCAAAGTCCTTGAGATGTCCATTTTAGTTTTTGTTTGTTCATgaatttgtatgttttatgtctTTCTGTCATTAATTATTCTCCTATCGCAGTGTATTTTCTTGTACATGAAACAAATCTGTAAAAATCATACAAAGAAATATCACTCTCACCacaaccaccatcatcatcatcatcatcaccatcccaACTGTGGTAGAATAAGTGAAGTAGTACTACTATCTCACCGGTATGACAGGGGCGCTGCGTAGAGGAGAGAAGGCAgagtgtgaggaggagaggaggttggCTGTGGAGGGGAGAGTCTGGATGAACGAGCAGGAAGGGGacagctgtctgtgtctctctgttggACAGTCCCCTGTCTGCCAGCCCTCCGCCGTCACATTACACCTGGAGCAGAAACAAATCCATTAAGTCCACAGGTTAGGTCTATATTTACGGGCCCAGTCGTTAGGGTTAGGTCTATATTTACAGACCCAGTCGTTAGGGTTAGGTCTATATTTACAGACCCAGTCGTTAGGGTTAGGTCTATATTTACGGACCCAGTCGTTAGGGTTAGGTCTATATTTACGGCCCCAGTCGTTAGGGTTAGGTCTATATTTACGGCCCCAGTCGTTAGGGTTAGGTCTATATTTACGGCCCCAGTCGTTAGGGTTAGGTCTATATTTACGGCCCCAGTCGTTAGGGTTAGGTCTATATTTACGGCCCCAGTCGTTAGGGTTAGGTCTATATTTACGGCCCCAGTCGTTAGGGTTAGGTCTATATTTACGGCCCCAGTCGTTAGGGTTAGGTCTATATTTACGGCCCCAGTCGTTAGGGTTAGGTCTATATTTACGGCCCCAGTCGTTAGGGTTAGGTCTATATTTACGGCCCCAGTCGTTAGGGTTAGGTCTATATTTACGGCCCCAGTCGTTAGGGTTAGGTCTATATTTACGGCCCCAGTCGTTAGGGTTAGGTCTATATTTACGGCCCCAGTCGTTAGGGTTAGGTCTATATTTACGGCCCCAGTCGTTAGGGTTAGGTCTATATTTACGGCCCCAGTCGTTAGGGTTAGGTCTATATTTACGGCCCCAGTCGTTAGGGTTAGGTCTACATTTACTGACCCAGTCGTTAGGGTTATGTCTACATTTACTGACCCAGTCGTTAGTGTTAGGTCTATATTTACGAGTCGTTAGGGTTAGGTCTACATTTACGGACCCAATCGTTAGGGTTAGGTCTACATTTACGGACGCGACCCAGTTGTTATATATGTTCCATGTCCATGCTCGCTGGCAATGTTCTTGtcccttgctagctagccaactagctatggCTAACACAGTCACAACCTTTGCAGCCAGactaacagcaaagtagctgcatttccGTTTGTTTAAAATTGACATCCATTTGGATACACTATGAGACAATTTTAAGTTTTTAGCTAAGTTTTTCTTAATTCAACCTGCGTTGACTATGTATCCAATTTCAGTTTGTGTGGTTGCTGGTTTAGCTTTCTGTAACTTCCTGCACCCTGTCTCCAACACCAGTATAGAACCATCACCCACCTGAAACACTGCACCCTGTCTCCAACACCAGTATAGAACCACCACCCACCTGAAACACTGCACCCTGTCTCCAACACCAGTATAGAACCACCACCCACCTGAAACACTGCACCCTGTCTCCAACACCAGTATAGAACCATCACCCACCTGAAACACTGCACCGTCTCCAACACCAGTATAGAACCACCACCTACCTGAAACACTGCACCCTGTCTCCAACACCAGTATAGAACCACCACCCACCTGAAACACTGCACCCTGTCTCCAACACCAGTATAGAACCACCACCCACCTGAAACACTGCACCCTGTCTCCAACACCAGTATAGAACCACCACCCACCTGAAACACTGCACCCCGTCTCCAACACCAGTATAGAACCACCAACCACCTGAAACACTGCACCCCGTCTCCAACACCAGTATAGAACCATCACCCACCTGAAACACTGCACCCCGTCTCCAACACCAGTATAGAACCATCACCCACCTGAAACACTGCACCCCGTCTCCAACACCAGTATAGAACCACCACCCACCTGAAACACTGCACCCTGTCTCCAACACCAGTATAGAACCACCACCCACCTGAAACACTGCACCCTGTCTCCAACACCAGTATAGAACCACCACCCACCTGAAACACTGCACCCTGTCTCCAACACCAGTACAGAACCATCACCCACCTGAAACACTGCACCCTGTCTCCAACACCAGTACAGAACCATCACCCACCTGAAACACTGCACCCCGTCTCCAACACCAGTACAGAACCACCACCCACCTGAAACACTGCACCCCGTCTCCAACACCAGTATAGAACCATCACCCACCTGAAACACTGCACCCCGTCTCCAACACCAGTATAGAACCACCACCCACCTGAAACACTGCACCCTGTCTCCAACACCAGTATAGAACCACCACCCACCTGAAACACTGCACCCTGTCTCCAACACCAGTATAGAACCACCACCCACCTGAAACACTGCACCCTGTCTCCAACACCAGTACAGAACCATCACCCACCTGAAACACTGCACCCTGTCTCCAACACCAGTACAGAACCATCACCCACCTGAAACACTGCACCCTGTCTCCAACACCAGTACAGAACCACCACCCACCTGAAACACTGCACCCTGTCTCCAACACCAGTATAGAACCATCACCCACCTGAAACACTGCACCCTGTCTCCAACACCAGTATAGAACCATCACCCACCTGAAACACTGCACCCTGTCTCCAACACCAGTATAGAACCACCACCCACCTGAAACACTGCACCCCGTCTCCAACACCAGTATAGAACCATCACCCACCTGAAACACTGCACCCCGTCTCCAACACCAGTATAGAACCACCACCCACCTGAAACACTGCACCCCGTCTCCAACACCAGTATAGAACCACCACCCACCTGAAACACTGCACCCCGTCTCCAACACCAGTATAGAACCACCACCCACCTGAAACACTGCACCCCGTCTCCAACACCAGTACAGAACCATCACTCACCTGAAACACTGCACCCCGTCTCCAACACCAGTACAGAACCATCACCCACCTGAAACACTGCACCCCGTCTCCAACACCAGTACAGAACCATCACCCACCTGAAACACTGCACCCCGTCTCAAACACCAGTACAGAACCACCACCCACCTGAAACACTGCACCCCGTCTCAAACACCAGTACAGAACCACCACCCACCTGAAACACTGCACCCCGTCTCCAACACCAGTACAGAACCACCACCCACCTGAAACACTGCACCCCGTCTCCAACACCAGTACAGAACCACCACCCACCTGAAACACTGCACCCTGTCTCCAACACCAGTACAGAACCACCACCCACCTGAAACACTGCACCCTGTCTCCAACACCAGTACAGAACCACCACCCACCTGAAACACTGCACCCTGTCTCCAACACCAGTACAGAACCACCACCCACCTGAAACACTGCACCCTGTCTCCAACACCAGTATAGAACCATCACCCACCTGAAACACTGCACCCTGTCTCCAACACCAGTATAGAACCACCACCCACCTGAAACACTGCACCCTGTCTCCAACACCAGTATAGAACCACCACCCACCTGAAACACTGCACCCTGTCTCCAACACCAGTATAGAACCACCACCCACCTGAAACACTGCACCCTGTCTCCAACACCAGTATAGAACCACCACCCACCTGAAACACTGCACCCTGTCTCCAACACCAGTATAGAACCATCACCCACCTGAAACACTGCACCCTGTCTCCAACACCAGTATAGAACCACCACCCACCTGAAACACTGCACCCTGTCTCCAACACCAGTATAGAACCACCACCCACCTGAAACACTGCACCCTGTCTCCAACACCAGTATAGAACCACCACCCACCTGAAACACTGCACCCTGTCTCCAACACCAGTATAGAACCACCACCCACCTGAAACACTGCACCCTGTCTCCAACACCAGTATAGAACCACCACCCACCTGAAACACTGCACCCTATCACCCACCTGAAACACTGCACCCCGTCTCCAACACCAGTATAGAACCACCACCCACCTGAAACACTGCACCCCGTCTCCAACACCAGTATAGAACCACCACCCACCTGAAACACTGCACCCTGTCTCCAACACCAGTATAGAACCACCACCCACCTGAAACACTGCACCCTGTCTCCAACACCAGTATAGAACCACCACCCACCTGAAACACTGCACCCTGTCTCCAACACCAGTATAGAACCACCACCCACCTGAAACACTGCACCCTGTCTCCAACACCAGTATAGAACCACCACCCACCTGAAACACTGCACCCTGTCTCCAACACCAGTATAGAACCATCACCCACCTGAAACACTGCACCCTGTCTCCAACACCAGTATAGAACCATCACCCACCTGAAACACTGCACCCTGTCTCCAACGCCAGTATAGAACCACCCTGCCCTCGCCAGGCTGCGCTCCGTTACCCCCAATGACGGAAACCGGGCGAAGGTGGAGATACGGAACAGTTCTGAGGGGAAAATAAACATAATTTTACAATGGTTATTAATAATCAACATTATCTCTATTGCACTTTCTAACAATACTTAGAGAGCAAAATGCTTTAATGTGTACACTACTTTGAGGTAGTGTGTGTAAAGTGtttgtaccagtcaaaagtttggacacacctactcattcaagggtttttctttatttttactattttctacattgtagaataatagtgaagacatcaaaactatgaaataacacatacggaatcatgtagtaaccaaaaaagtgttaaacaaatcaaaatatattttatatttgaccttcttcaaatagccaccctttgccttgatgacagctttgctcactcttggcattctctcaaccagcttcacctggaatgtttttccaacagtcttgaaggagttcccacatatgctgagcacttgtttgctgctttt from Salvelinus namaycush isolate Seneca unplaced genomic scaffold, SaNama_1.0 Scaffold734, whole genome shotgun sequence carries:
- the LOC120042630 gene encoding baculoviral IAP repeat-containing protein 3-like isoform X1, which codes for MDTLVQLQNSPFLMGLCRNGAPADLQYDNSSELFRISTFARFPSLGVTERSLARAGWFYTGVGDRVQCFRCNVTAEGWQTGDCPTERHRQLSPSCSFIQTLPSTANLLSSSHSAFSPLRSAPVIPVSGPGPAPLPVSAPNPAPNPVPGEEPVGYLNMGFSAPPPSSPLSSRGVEDMSHQRPPTCHNPSMRREQDRLDSFHSWTLSIITPSELAKAGFYYLGQGDRVACFTCGGQVLYYYYTILLLYSTH
- the LOC120042630 gene encoding baculoviral IAP repeat-containing protein 3-like isoform X2, yielding MVLYWCWRQGAVFQVGGGSILVLETGCSVSGGWWFYTGVGDRVQCFRCNVTAEGWQTGDCPTERHRQLSPSCSFIQTLPSTANLLSSSHSAFSPLRSAPVIPVSGPGPAPLPVSAPNPAPNPVPGEEPVGYLNMGFSAPPPSSPLSSRGVEDMSHQRPPTCHNPSMRREQDRLDSFHSWTLSIITPSELAKAGFYYLGQGDRVACFTCGGQVLYYYYTILLLYSTH